Proteins from a genomic interval of Kribbella aluminosa:
- a CDS encoding phosphocholine-specific phospholipase C — MTEISRRLVVGSVVGGAAVSLLPPSLHSAMAQPVRRGGLRAIEHVIVLMQENRSFDHYFGTLRGVRGYGDRRPLRLRNGRSIFHQPRSGGGEVLPFSLRKAAADAGRSPDDIQYLGALAHGFGDATQAWAGGWNDDWVQAKTAATMTHYERPDIPLQYELAETFTICDAYHCSVNGSTNPNRNYLWSGTVGYEPGTTQRAVTNAAYDYNHAGYDWTTYPERLEKAGVSWQIYQEWDNFTDNAVEYFKTFKDVGHRILANIPGGYRTTEEFYDKLFAKSATERAVALQQLTEAVDKLPAADQKLFRKAMYRSEPESLVPRLRADIKAGTLPRVSWLVPSSVDSEHPGSSTPVASANLIYDVLDAIASDPETWSKTVLFVNFDENDGYFDHVPPPVAPQPGSGDGDDWYAGKPIGLGPRVPMTVVSPWTVGGHVNSQVFDHTSVLRFLEAWTGVREPNISTWRRTACGDLTSTFDFDRSYRQPPVDKPAPVPPPIDRWHPAPPADQALPEQEPGRRPARALPYGPSVSGSVADGKLMLAISNHGAQSAHFTVYPYGGELPAPAHLDVHHAAADKTPGDTPTLVEIPVDGPFELAVQGPNRFWAEVAGSSSGSAAGLDVRIENRAGALQLHLVNTSRKQLTVKLKATGYGSKTTTLELRGKQSRPLFWPTDHGWYDVEVTTPDDPTYRRRLAAHLETGKPGITG, encoded by the coding sequence ATGACGGAAATATCCCGGCGCCTGGTGGTCGGTTCGGTGGTGGGTGGGGCGGCGGTTTCGCTGCTTCCTCCGTCGCTGCACAGCGCGATGGCGCAGCCTGTCCGGCGTGGTGGGCTGCGCGCGATCGAGCACGTGATCGTGCTGATGCAGGAGAACCGCTCGTTCGACCACTACTTCGGCACGCTGCGCGGCGTCCGCGGGTACGGCGACCGCCGGCCCCTGCGCCTGCGGAACGGCCGGAGCATCTTCCACCAGCCGAGATCCGGTGGCGGCGAGGTGCTCCCGTTCTCGCTCCGGAAGGCGGCCGCGGATGCCGGCCGCAGCCCGGACGACATCCAGTACCTCGGCGCGCTCGCGCACGGTTTCGGCGACGCGACCCAGGCCTGGGCCGGCGGCTGGAACGACGACTGGGTCCAGGCGAAGACCGCCGCCACGATGACCCACTACGAGCGCCCCGACATCCCACTGCAGTACGAACTCGCCGAGACGTTCACGATCTGCGACGCGTACCACTGCTCGGTCAACGGCTCCACCAACCCGAACCGCAACTACCTGTGGTCCGGCACCGTCGGCTACGAACCCGGTACGACGCAGCGCGCGGTCACGAACGCGGCGTACGACTACAACCACGCCGGCTACGACTGGACGACGTACCCGGAACGGCTGGAGAAGGCCGGCGTCTCCTGGCAGATCTACCAGGAGTGGGACAACTTCACCGACAACGCGGTCGAGTACTTCAAGACGTTCAAGGACGTCGGGCACCGGATCCTCGCGAACATCCCGGGCGGTTACCGGACCACCGAGGAGTTCTACGACAAGCTGTTCGCGAAGAGCGCGACCGAGCGGGCCGTCGCGCTGCAGCAGCTCACGGAGGCCGTCGACAAGCTGCCGGCCGCGGACCAGAAGCTGTTCCGCAAGGCGATGTACCGCTCCGAGCCGGAGTCGCTGGTGCCGCGGCTGCGCGCCGACATCAAGGCCGGCACGCTGCCGCGGGTGAGCTGGCTGGTCCCGTCCTCGGTCGACTCCGAGCACCCCGGCTCGTCCACCCCGGTCGCCAGCGCGAACCTGATCTACGACGTCCTTGACGCGATCGCCTCCGACCCGGAGACCTGGTCGAAGACCGTGCTGTTCGTCAACTTCGACGAGAACGACGGGTACTTCGACCACGTACCGCCGCCGGTCGCGCCGCAGCCCGGCTCCGGCGACGGCGACGACTGGTACGCCGGCAAGCCGATCGGTCTCGGCCCGCGGGTCCCGATGACCGTGGTGTCCCCGTGGACGGTCGGCGGGCACGTGAACTCGCAGGTCTTCGACCATACGTCGGTACTGCGGTTCCTCGAGGCGTGGACCGGAGTCCGCGAGCCGAACATCAGCACCTGGCGCCGGACCGCGTGCGGTGACCTGACGTCGACGTTCGACTTCGACCGCAGCTACCGGCAGCCGCCGGTCGACAAGCCCGCCCCGGTGCCGCCGCCGATCGACCGCTGGCACCCGGCGCCGCCCGCGGACCAGGCGCTCCCGGAGCAGGAGCCCGGCCGCCGCCCGGCCCGCGCATTGCCTTACGGGCCATCGGTTTCGGGATCGGTGGCCGACGGCAAGCTGATGCTTGCCATCAGCAACCACGGCGCCCAGTCGGCGCACTTCACCGTCTACCCGTACGGCGGCGAACTCCCCGCTCCGGCCCACCTCGACGTCCACCATGCGGCCGCGGACAAGACCCCCGGCGACACCCCGACCCTGGTGGAGATCCCCGTCGACGGCCCGTTCGAACTCGCGGTCCAAGGCCCTAACCGTTTCTGGGCGGAAGTGGCCGGTTCGTCCTCCGGCTCCGCGGCGGGCCTCGACGTACGCATCGAAAACCGCGCCGGCGCTCTTCAGCTCCACCTGGTCAACACGTCCCGCAAGCAGTTGACGGTCAAGCTGAAGGCAACCGGCTACGGCAGCAAGACCACCACGCTGGAGCTCCGCGGCAAGCAGTCCCGTCCGCTGTTCTGGCCGACCGACCACGGCTGGTACGACGTCGAGGTGACCACCCCCGACGACCCGACGTACCGCCGCCGCCTCGCAGCCCACCTGGAAACCGGCAAACCGGGTATCACCGGCTGA
- a CDS encoding 3-deoxy-7-phosphoheptulonate synthase: protein MNTLPKPSEQTGVVDRRIEKTVPLVTPLALHDEFPLGDELARTVAAGRQAVADVLNGTDDRLLVVVGPCSVHDADAALEYAERLRPVAERLADGLLVVMRVYFEKPRSTLGWKGLINDPGLDGSGDVNRGLRIARKLLVQVTELGLPVGCEFLDPITPQYIADTVGWGAIGARTVESQVHRQLSSGLSMPIGMKNRPDGSIATAVDAIKAAAVPHVFTGIDHDGAPAILHTRGNPDCHLVLRGSDSGPNYDAESVAGAVELLRKGGLPERVVVDASHGNSRKDHRRQPVVAGEIGAQVAAGNPAIVGVMLESFLQEGRQDLDPTRELTYGQSITDACMGWDTTVETLEKLRDATIARRG, encoded by the coding sequence ATGAACACCCTCCCGAAGCCGTCCGAACAGACCGGTGTCGTCGACCGGCGCATCGAGAAGACCGTCCCGTTGGTCACACCGCTCGCGCTGCACGACGAGTTCCCGCTCGGTGACGAGCTCGCCCGCACCGTCGCCGCCGGTCGCCAGGCGGTGGCCGACGTACTGAACGGCACCGACGACCGCCTGCTGGTCGTCGTCGGCCCGTGCTCGGTGCACGACGCCGACGCCGCCCTCGAGTACGCCGAACGGCTCCGCCCGGTCGCCGAGCGCCTCGCCGACGGCCTGCTGGTCGTGATGCGGGTGTACTTCGAGAAGCCCCGCTCGACGCTCGGCTGGAAGGGCCTGATCAACGACCCGGGCCTGGACGGTTCCGGTGATGTGAACCGCGGCCTGCGGATCGCCCGGAAGCTGCTCGTCCAGGTCACCGAGCTCGGCCTGCCGGTCGGCTGCGAGTTCCTCGACCCGATCACCCCGCAGTACATCGCCGACACCGTCGGCTGGGGCGCGATCGGCGCCCGGACCGTCGAGAGCCAGGTCCACCGGCAGCTGTCGTCCGGCCTGTCGATGCCGATCGGGATGAAGAACCGCCCCGACGGCTCGATCGCCACGGCGGTCGACGCGATCAAGGCGGCCGCCGTACCGCACGTCTTCACCGGCATCGACCACGACGGCGCGCCCGCGATCCTGCACACCCGCGGCAACCCGGACTGCCATCTCGTACTGCGTGGCTCCGACAGCGGGCCGAACTACGACGCGGAGTCGGTCGCCGGCGCCGTCGAGCTGCTCCGCAAGGGCGGGCTGCCCGAGCGGGTGGTCGTCGACGCGAGCCACGGCAACAGCCGCAAGGACCACCGCCGTCAGCCGGTCGTCGCCGGCGAGATCGGCGCCCAGGTCGCGGCCGGCAACCCGGCGATCGTCGGCGTGATGCTCGAGTCGTTCCTGCAGGAGGGCCGCCAGGACCTCGACCCGACCCGCGAGCTGACCTACGGCCAGTCGATCACCGACGCCTGCATGGGCTGGGACACAACCGTGGAGACGCTCGAGAAGCTGCGGGACGCGACGATCGCGCGGCGGGGATAG
- a CDS encoding ABC transporter permease has product MSTATTTADTGSRSGALRVLFARNPVLGPTAALLVAIIFFSLATSTFANIDNFSFIVQQSIVVGTLALGQTLVILTSGIDLANASIAVFGTLLMTRLTTGHLPGPVALVLAIVACTLVATLSGLLVSRIKLPPFIVTLGMLAVMTAVTNLYSKGTTWPVPSGLLTWLGTSLYLFGRVQFTMGMVIAALLFVLMWFVLAKTGWGRHVYAVGNEPEAARLTGIHIDRTLVSVYAVAGIIYGFAAWMALGRTPTADPNAYQTGNLDSITAVVIGGTSLFGGRGGVVGTVVGALIVAVLRSGLTQMGIDSNYQNLATGVLVIAAVAFDQATRRRSS; this is encoded by the coding sequence ATGTCCACGGCAACGACCACCGCTGACACCGGTAGCCGGAGCGGAGCGTTGCGGGTGCTGTTCGCCCGCAACCCCGTGCTCGGTCCGACGGCCGCCCTGCTGGTCGCGATCATCTTCTTCTCGCTGGCCACGAGTACGTTCGCGAACATCGACAACTTCTCGTTCATCGTCCAGCAGTCGATCGTCGTCGGCACCCTCGCGCTCGGTCAGACGCTGGTGATCCTGACCAGCGGGATCGACCTGGCGAACGCGTCGATCGCGGTCTTCGGCACGCTGCTGATGACCCGGCTCACGACCGGTCACCTGCCCGGTCCCGTGGCGCTGGTGCTGGCGATCGTCGCCTGCACCCTGGTGGCGACGCTGTCCGGCCTCCTGGTGAGCCGGATCAAGCTGCCACCGTTCATCGTCACGCTGGGCATGCTCGCGGTGATGACGGCGGTCACCAACCTCTACAGCAAAGGCACCACCTGGCCGGTGCCGAGCGGCTTGCTGACCTGGCTCGGTACGTCGCTGTACCTGTTCGGCCGCGTGCAGTTCACGATGGGGATGGTGATCGCCGCGCTCCTGTTCGTACTGATGTGGTTCGTGCTCGCCAAGACCGGCTGGGGCCGGCACGTGTATGCCGTCGGCAACGAACCGGAGGCGGCCCGGCTGACCGGTATCCACATCGACCGCACACTGGTCAGTGTGTACGCCGTGGCCGGCATCATCTACGGCTTCGCCGCCTGGATGGCTCTCGGCCGGACCCCGACCGCCGACCCGAACGCGTACCAGACCGGCAACCTGGACAGCATCACCGCCGTGGTGATCGGCGGGACCAGCTTGTTCGGCGGCCGCGGCGGCGTCGTCGGTACGGTCGTCGGCGCGCTCATCGTCGCCGTACTGCGCAGTGGCCTGACCCAGATGGGGATCGACTCGAACTACCAGAACCTCGCCACCGGCGTCCTGGTGATCGCCGCGGTCGCGTTCGACCAGGCGACGCGGAGGAGGAGCTCATGA
- a CDS encoding ATP-binding cassette domain-containing protein, translating into MSERVAGKTAMLTARGLVKRYGHVTAINGADFDLYPGEVLAIVGDNGAGKSSLIKALTGALQPDAGTIQLEGKAVRFHSPLDARRNGIETVYQTLAVAPALDITTNLFLGRELRRDGLLGKLRLLDRKAMRVEARNQLDALGIATIQDITQPVESLSGGQRQAVAVARAAMFGSKVVIMDEPTAALGVRETSHVLELIKRISNRGLPVVLISHDMPAVFEVSDRIHVHRLGKRAGVVDPREVSMSDVVSFITGAEAIPAEAMVE; encoded by the coding sequence ATGAGCGAGCGTGTGGCTGGGAAGACGGCGATGCTGACGGCGCGGGGACTCGTCAAGCGCTACGGGCACGTCACCGCGATCAACGGCGCCGACTTCGATCTCTACCCGGGCGAGGTGCTGGCCATCGTCGGCGACAACGGAGCAGGCAAGTCCAGCCTCATCAAGGCGCTCACCGGCGCTTTGCAGCCGGACGCGGGGACGATCCAGCTGGAGGGCAAGGCGGTGCGGTTCCACTCGCCGCTCGACGCGCGCCGTAACGGGATCGAAACCGTGTACCAGACACTCGCGGTGGCGCCCGCGCTGGACATCACCACCAACCTGTTCCTGGGTCGCGAGCTCCGCCGCGACGGTCTGCTCGGCAAGCTCCGGCTGCTCGATCGCAAGGCGATGCGGGTCGAGGCCCGCAACCAGCTCGACGCGCTCGGCATCGCCACGATCCAGGACATCACCCAGCCGGTGGAGAGTCTCTCCGGCGGCCAGCGGCAGGCGGTCGCCGTCGCCCGGGCGGCGATGTTCGGCAGCAAGGTGGTGATCATGGACGAGCCGACCGCGGCCCTGGGGGTCCGCGAGACCTCGCACGTGCTGGAGCTGATCAAGCGGATCAGCAACCGCGGCCTGCCGGTCGTCCTGATCTCGCACGACATGCCCGCGGTGTTCGAGGTGTCCGACCGGATCCACGTGCACCGGCTGGGCAAACGGGCCGGTGTGGTCGATCCGCGGGAGGTGTCGATGAGTGACGTGGTGTCGTTCATCACCGGAGCGGAGGCGATCCCGGCCGAGGCGATGGTGGAGTGA
- the folE gene encoding GTP cyclohydrolase I FolE: MAISADLESVPLHIVARREQIDLPAAERAVADLLTALGRDPHSAHLADTPRRVANAYAEMLTPREFELTTFPNDEGYDELVLAKDIPVQSLCEHHLLPFQGVAHVGYLPGDRILGLSKLARVVELFARDFQVQERLTKQVADWLQDHLDPKGVGVVIEAEHQCMSLRGVRAVGSRTVTSSLHGTLRENPSSRAEFFALTGLTP, from the coding sequence ATGGCGATCTCGGCCGACCTCGAGTCCGTCCCGCTCCATATCGTCGCCCGCCGGGAGCAGATCGACCTGCCGGCGGCGGAGCGTGCCGTCGCGGACCTGCTGACCGCGCTCGGGCGGGATCCGCACAGCGCGCATCTCGCGGACACCCCGCGCCGGGTCGCGAACGCGTACGCCGAAATGCTCACCCCGCGGGAGTTCGAGCTCACCACGTTCCCGAACGACGAGGGGTACGACGAGCTCGTGCTCGCCAAGGACATCCCGGTGCAGTCGTTGTGCGAGCACCACCTGCTGCCGTTCCAGGGCGTGGCGCACGTCGGGTACCTGCCCGGCGACCGGATCCTCGGGCTGTCGAAGCTGGCCCGGGTGGTGGAACTGTTCGCGCGTGACTTCCAGGTGCAGGAGCGGCTGACCAAGCAGGTCGCGGACTGGCTGCAGGACCACCTGGACCCGAAGGGCGTCGGCGTCGTGATCGAGGCCGAGCACCAGTGCATGTCGTTGCGCGGCGTCCGGGCGGTCGGCTCGCGGACGGTCACGTCGTCCCTGCACGGAACCCTGCGGGAGAACCCCAGCTCCCGAGCCGAGTTCTTCGCCCTAACAGGCCTCACCCCGTAA
- a CDS encoding LacI family DNA-binding transcriptional regulator, which produces MVGPRRGARLIDVATLAEVSISTVSHVLNGTRYVAPETRERVRHALEALDYAPPGPMVAKPSGRALGLAVTGASNPYFGDLIAGVESEASRAGFALLLCDTHDDTQLEAKAVATLLAHNVEAVIIAPTPGWQDTTLPVLRKHETPFVLVDRMSDVRADQVGTENESVAAALVDHLIEIGHRRIGMLGGLAGLSTTDERRRGYRRAHESAGIAVDDGLIVDAHSTVSGGRAAVMALLNRPDPPTAIFGANNAMTIGALLALKETRRRIPDDMALVTFDDFEWASAISPALTAAAQPFHAMGARAVQLLLRRLADPFAPRRIERLPAEIEHRESCGCLPVPNSTTVSR; this is translated from the coding sequence ATGGTCGGCCCCCGTCGCGGTGCACGGCTGATCGACGTGGCCACGCTGGCCGAGGTGTCGATCAGCACCGTGTCACACGTCCTGAACGGTACCCGGTACGTCGCGCCCGAGACGCGGGAGCGGGTCCGGCACGCCCTCGAGGCACTCGACTACGCACCCCCGGGGCCGATGGTCGCGAAGCCGTCCGGTCGCGCTCTCGGGCTGGCGGTCACCGGCGCCTCCAACCCGTACTTCGGTGACCTGATCGCCGGCGTGGAGTCGGAGGCGAGCCGGGCCGGGTTCGCGCTGCTGCTGTGCGATACCCACGACGACACCCAGCTGGAGGCGAAGGCGGTCGCCACCCTGCTCGCGCACAACGTCGAGGCGGTGATCATCGCGCCGACGCCAGGGTGGCAGGACACGACCTTGCCGGTGTTGCGCAAACACGAGACCCCGTTCGTGCTCGTGGACCGGATGAGTGACGTCCGCGCCGACCAGGTCGGCACCGAGAACGAGTCGGTGGCCGCGGCGCTGGTCGACCATCTGATCGAGATCGGCCATCGCCGGATCGGCATGCTGGGGGGCCTCGCGGGTCTGTCGACCACCGACGAGCGGCGGCGCGGCTATCGGCGCGCCCACGAGTCCGCCGGGATCGCCGTCGACGACGGCCTGATCGTGGACGCGCACTCGACCGTGTCCGGCGGTCGCGCCGCGGTCATGGCGCTGCTGAACAGGCCGGATCCGCCGACCGCGATCTTCGGAGCCAACAACGCGATGACGATCGGTGCCTTGCTGGCGCTGAAGGAGACTCGGCGGCGGATCCCCGACGACATGGCGCTGGTGACGTTCGACGACTTCGAATGGGCCAGCGCGATCTCACCGGCGCTCACCGCGGCGGCGCAGCCGTTCCACGCGATGGGAGCACGCGCGGTCCAACTGCTGCTGCGGCGCCTCGCGGATCCGTTCGCGCCGCGCCGGATCGAACGCCTCCCGGCCGAGATCGAGCACCGCGAGAGCTGCGGCTGCCTGCCCGTACCCAACTCGACGACGGTCAGCCGGTGA
- a CDS encoding helix-turn-helix transcriptional regulator: MDTSRDAAVQAVAVLEEPTRRRLYEYVVAHAEPVSRDDAASALGIPRTTAAFHLDRLTGEGLLETCYERRTGRTGPGAGRPAKLYHRSDREIEISLPERQYAVAGQLLAAAIQDAETGTVTPREAANRRAHEYGRSLGRTAAAAGGSGVGTAAGANGGTGANAGAGVGGGERAGGGDEVLVRVLEGAGFEPRVVVDGIALANCPFRRLAKEHPQLVCGMNLHLVAGVLASLDVPLRAELAPTPGHCCVRLVQSIRG, translated from the coding sequence GTGGACACCTCGCGCGATGCCGCCGTCCAGGCGGTCGCCGTACTGGAGGAGCCGACCCGGCGCCGGCTCTACGAGTACGTGGTCGCGCACGCCGAGCCGGTCAGCCGCGACGACGCCGCGAGCGCGCTCGGGATTCCGCGGACGACGGCCGCGTTCCACCTCGACCGGCTCACCGGGGAGGGGCTGCTCGAGACCTGCTACGAGCGCCGTACCGGTCGCACCGGTCCGGGCGCCGGACGACCGGCGAAGCTTTACCACCGCTCCGACCGGGAGATCGAGATCAGCCTCCCGGAACGCCAGTACGCCGTCGCCGGCCAGCTGCTGGCCGCCGCGATCCAGGACGCCGAGACCGGCACCGTCACCCCCCGCGAGGCGGCCAACCGACGCGCCCACGAATACGGCCGATCCCTGGGCCGCACCGCCGCCGCAGCCGGTGGGAGCGGTGTGGGCACCGCAGCCGGTGCGAACGGCGGAACCGGTGCGAACGCCGGAGCCGGTGTGGGCGGTGGGGAGCGTGCGGGTGGTGGGGATGAGGTGTTGGTGCGGGTGCTTGAGGGGGCAGGGTTCGAGCCTCGGGTGGTTGTGGATGGGATTGCGCTGGCGAACTGTCCGTTTCGGCGGCTGGCCAAGGAGCATCCGCAGTTGGTGTGCGGGATGAACCTGCACCTGGTCGCCGGGGTGCTCGCGAGTCTCGACGTACCGCTGCGGGCCGAGCTCGCACCCACGCCCGGCCACTGCTGTGTACGTCTCGTACAGTCGATCCGTGGCTAA
- the ybaK gene encoding Cys-tRNA(Pro) deacylase, translating into MAKAKQSQGTPATVALTKAKVEFTTHAYEHDPAAKSYGLEAAEALGLDLEQVFKTLLVEVDGKLTVGVVPVGKQLDLKAIAAAAGGKKAMMADPSAAERSTGYVVGGISPIGQKRALPTVVDSTAADHPTVYVSGGRRGLDIGLSPADLITVTRARTAAIAR; encoded by the coding sequence GTGGCTAAGGCGAAGCAGAGCCAGGGGACCCCGGCGACAGTGGCGCTGACCAAGGCGAAGGTCGAGTTCACGACGCACGCGTACGAGCACGACCCGGCGGCGAAGTCGTACGGGCTGGAGGCCGCCGAGGCGCTCGGACTGGACCTGGAGCAGGTGTTCAAGACCCTGCTCGTCGAGGTGGACGGCAAGCTCACGGTCGGCGTCGTACCGGTCGGCAAGCAGCTCGACCTGAAGGCGATCGCGGCCGCGGCCGGCGGGAAGAAGGCGATGATGGCCGACCCGTCCGCCGCCGAGCGCAGCACCGGGTACGTCGTCGGCGGGATCAGCCCGATCGGCCAGAAGCGCGCGCTGCCCACGGTCGTCGACAGCACCGCCGCCGACCACCCGACCGTCTACGTGTCGGGCGGCCGGCGCGGTCTCGACATCGGCCTGTCCCCCGCCGACCTGATCACCGTCACAAGAGCACGCACCGCGGCTATTGCCCGCTGA
- a CDS encoding substrate-binding domain-containing protein: MKLTGTRRSVSTLSALVCVGAVALSACTTTKTSGSGSGSGGSGPVKIGLVTKTETNPYFVKLRDSAKAAAESKGGTLVALAGKFDGDNEGQVTAIENLVQQGVKGILITPSNSAGVLGAIKQAQDKGVIVIALDTATTPADAVTATYATNNESAGKLIGQYVKARLGSTPPKLVMMDLDPSASVGVQRHNGFLEGMGLPLNTPDVIGSALTQGDQTKAQQAMENLLQRVGGQVNAVYNINEPAARGAYQALKEKGLTGKVIVGAIDGGCQGVQNVKDGQFVATVMQFPKKMAEDGVNAVFDYAKSGKKPSGFIDTGATLITDKPVPGQASKDTAWGAQNCWG, encoded by the coding sequence ATGAAGCTCACCGGAACCCGGCGCTCGGTCTCCACGCTGTCCGCACTCGTGTGCGTCGGCGCGGTCGCGCTCAGCGCCTGTACGACGACAAAGACGTCAGGGTCAGGCTCCGGCTCGGGCGGCTCCGGGCCGGTCAAGATCGGCCTGGTCACCAAGACCGAAACCAATCCGTACTTCGTGAAGTTGCGCGACTCGGCCAAGGCGGCGGCCGAGAGCAAGGGCGGCACGCTGGTTGCGCTGGCCGGCAAGTTCGACGGTGACAACGAGGGGCAGGTGACCGCGATCGAGAACCTTGTGCAGCAAGGCGTCAAGGGCATCCTGATCACCCCGAGCAACTCGGCGGGCGTGCTCGGAGCCATCAAACAGGCACAGGACAAGGGTGTCATCGTGATCGCACTCGACACCGCGACCACCCCGGCCGATGCCGTCACCGCGACGTACGCGACGAACAACGAGTCGGCCGGCAAGCTGATCGGTCAGTACGTGAAGGCACGGCTCGGCAGCACCCCGCCGAAGCTGGTGATGATGGACCTGGACCCGAGCGCCAGCGTGGGCGTCCAGCGGCACAACGGTTTCCTCGAAGGGATGGGCCTGCCGCTGAACACGCCGGACGTCATCGGCAGCGCGCTCACCCAGGGCGATCAGACCAAGGCGCAACAGGCGATGGAGAACCTGCTGCAACGGGTCGGCGGCCAGGTGAACGCGGTGTACAACATCAACGAGCCGGCCGCGCGCGGCGCGTACCAGGCACTGAAGGAGAAGGGCCTGACCGGCAAGGTGATCGTCGGGGCGATCGACGGTGGCTGCCAGGGCGTGCAGAACGTGAAGGACGGCCAGTTCGTGGCCACGGTGATGCAGTTCCCGAAGAAGATGGCCGAGGACGGCGTGAACGCGGTCTTCGACTACGCGAAGTCGGGCAAGAAGCCGTCCGGGTTCATCGACACCGGCGCCACGCTGATCACCGACAAGCCGGTCCCGGGTCAGGCGTCCAAGGACACCGCCTGGGGCGCCCAGAACTGCTGGGGGTGA
- a CDS encoding 3' terminal RNA ribose 2'-O-methyltransferase Hen1, with translation MDAPASDFGFLLHKNPARPQAIEVTGGSAHVFYPEATADRCTAAVLLEIDPIGLVKAGRGKVTAGFTLGQYVNDRPYAASSLLAVALGKLFRTAMNGRCDARPELAARAIPLDVHVPALPCNGGTDLAERLFAPLGWTVDARPVPLDPDIPRWGDSRYVDLRLTGVLRLADALNHLYVMLPVLDDAKHYWVGSEEVDKLVRAGEGWLSAHPEKELISRRYLAHRRYLADAALERLAEADGLELAEESADEGSVSLAVERRTTVAGVLRELGARRIADIGCGEGALVGELLKDPMVGELIATDVSVRSLLAAKRRLHYDDLPDRQRDRLTFLQSSVTYADERLAGPGRRRTDGGRRTRRPTPPAGAGALRLPCRTPGGGRRHDPEQRVQRALPVPPRRQVPAP, from the coding sequence GTGGACGCTCCTGCGAGCGATTTCGGGTTCCTGCTGCACAAGAACCCGGCGCGACCGCAGGCGATCGAGGTCACCGGCGGTTCGGCCCACGTGTTCTACCCGGAGGCGACCGCCGACCGCTGCACCGCGGCGGTGCTCCTGGAGATCGACCCGATCGGCCTGGTGAAGGCCGGCCGCGGCAAGGTGACCGCGGGTTTCACGCTCGGCCAGTACGTGAACGACCGTCCGTACGCCGCCTCCAGCCTGCTCGCGGTCGCGCTCGGAAAACTCTTCCGTACGGCGATGAACGGCCGCTGCGACGCCCGCCCTGAGCTCGCCGCGCGGGCGATCCCGCTCGACGTGCACGTACCGGCGCTGCCCTGCAACGGCGGTACCGATCTCGCGGAGCGGCTGTTCGCGCCGCTCGGCTGGACTGTCGACGCCCGCCCGGTGCCGCTCGATCCGGACATTCCCAGGTGGGGTGACTCGCGGTACGTCGACCTGCGGCTGACCGGCGTACTGCGGCTGGCCGACGCGCTGAACCACCTGTACGTCATGCTTCCGGTGCTCGACGACGCGAAGCACTACTGGGTCGGGTCGGAGGAGGTCGACAAGCTCGTCCGGGCCGGCGAGGGCTGGCTGTCGGCGCATCCGGAGAAGGAACTGATCTCGCGTCGCTACCTCGCGCACCGGCGCTACCTTGCCGACGCCGCGCTGGAGCGGCTCGCCGAGGCCGACGGTCTCGAGCTGGCGGAGGAGAGTGCCGACGAGGGCTCCGTGTCGCTGGCCGTCGAGCGCCGTACGACGGTGGCCGGCGTACTGCGGGAGCTCGGCGCGCGGCGGATCGCGGACATCGGCTGCGGCGAGGGCGCGCTGGTCGGCGAACTGCTCAAGGACCCGATGGTCGGTGAGCTGATCGCGACGGACGTGTCGGTACGGTCGCTGCTCGCCGCGAAACGCCGGCTGCACTACGACGACCTGCCGGACCGGCAGCGGGACCGGCTGACGTTCCTGCAGTCGTCGGTGACGTACGCCGACGAACGCCTCGCCGGCCCTGGACGCCGTCGTACTGATGGAGGTCGTCGAACACGTCGACCCACCCCGCCTGCCGGCGCTGGCGCACTCCGTCTTCCGTGTCGCACGCCCGGCGGCGGCCGTCGTCACGACCCCGAACAGCGAGTACAACGTGCGCTTCCCGTCCCTCCCCGCCGGCAAGTACCGGCACCCTGA